Proteins encoded by one window of Chryseobacterium aquaeductus:
- a CDS encoding tagaturonate reductase produces the protein MENQTKQQLNRQNSGLNTKLPIKIVQFGGGNFMRGFTDYVIDKLNKEADFNAGIVNVQPTPNGSVHKLEEQGNLYTLFSRGIKKGEIIDEKCVISVIQKSINPYVDYNSFLELAKEEELEFVFSNTTETGIAYDETENTYEGPHKNFPAKVAVLLHERYKHFNGAEDKGLRIIPCELIEENAIVLKGIILKYAKLWNLDEGFAEWVEKSNHFHNTLVDRIVPGYPKDDAATYEDQLDYEDPMMVVSETFLLWVIQGGEDLKQRIPFDQINEQILVVDDIQPYRLRKVRILNGGHTLMLAPAILAGKEIVKEAIDDQFIGTFLSESIFNEVNQTLGLDETELKEFAEEVFDRFRNPFIKHHLASIALYFVSKFKVRVVPSLLTYVERNNKLPLNLTFSLASLIRFYQGSFGEKSFPLNEEEAIVNRFKEIWKNEDYEVVSEQALSEELFWDTDLTKVEGLKAAVAKALYEIDHNDMETAYKNFIQFYS, from the coding sequence ATGGAAAATCAGACAAAACAACAATTAAACCGCCAAAATAGCGGACTCAATACAAAATTACCAATTAAAATCGTACAGTTCGGGGGAGGAAACTTCATGCGCGGATTTACTGATTATGTGATTGATAAACTTAATAAAGAAGCAGATTTCAATGCTGGAATTGTCAATGTACAGCCTACACCAAACGGTTCAGTTCACAAGCTTGAAGAACAGGGAAATCTGTACACATTATTTTCAAGAGGAATCAAAAAAGGAGAAATCATCGATGAGAAATGTGTGATTTCAGTGATTCAGAAGTCAATCAATCCTTATGTAGATTACAATAGTTTCCTGGAATTAGCAAAAGAAGAAGAGCTTGAATTTGTATTTTCAAATACAACCGAAACCGGAATTGCTTACGACGAAACTGAAAATACCTACGAAGGTCCGCACAAAAATTTCCCTGCGAAAGTAGCGGTTTTACTTCATGAAAGATACAAGCATTTCAATGGAGCGGAAGATAAAGGTTTAAGAATTATTCCTTGCGAGCTGATTGAAGAAAATGCAATTGTTTTAAAAGGAATTATTTTAAAATATGCAAAACTTTGGAACTTAGACGAAGGTTTTGCAGAATGGGTTGAAAAAAGTAATCATTTCCACAATACTTTGGTCGACAGAATTGTTCCGGGTTATCCGAAAGATGACGCTGCAACTTACGAAGACCAGTTGGATTATGAAGATCCGATGATGGTGGTTTCAGAAACATTCCTTTTGTGGGTGATTCAGGGAGGTGAAGATTTAAAACAGAGAATTCCTTTCGATCAGATCAACGAACAGATTTTGGTGGTCGATGATATTCAGCCGTACCGTTTAAGAAAAGTAAGAATTTTGAATGGCGGACATACTTTGATGTTGGCTCCGGCAATTTTAGCAGGAAAAGAAATCGTGAAAGAAGCGATTGATGACCAGTTTATCGGAACTTTTTTAAGCGAATCGATATTTAATGAAGTCAATCAGACTTTAGGTTTAGATGAAACTGAACTGAAAGAATTTGCGGAAGAAGTTTTCGATCGATTCAGAAATCCTTTCATCAAGCATCATTTGGCAAGCATCGCTTTATATTTTGTATCTAAATTTAAAGTAAGAGTCGTTCCGAGTTTGTTGACGTATGTTGAAAGAAATAACAAACTTCCGTTGAACTTAACGTTCTCTCTGGCAAGTTTAATCAGATTCTATCAGGGAAGTTTTGGTGAAAAATCTTTTCCTCTGAATGAAGAAGAAGCAATCGTAAACAGATTCAAAGAAATCTGGAAAAACGAAGATTATGAAGTCGTTTCAGAACAGGCGTTAAGCGAAGAACTGTTCTGGGATACCGACCTTACAAAGGTTGAAGGCCTGAAAGCAGCAGTAGCAAAAGCATTGTACGAAATCGATCACAATGACATGGAAACTGCCTACAAAAATTTTATTCAATTTTATTCTTAA
- a CDS encoding MFS transporter, producing MSSVKSLKPTQYRWTICLLLFLATTINYLDRQVLSLTWKDFIAPEFHWNNNDYGNITALFSIFYAVGMLFAGKFVDFMDTKKGFLWAIGVWSVGAVLHAFCGIATSGILTGTWTAGFHGSKELIGTVSNTSAIISTSVTLFVFARFVLAIGEAGNFPAAIKTTAEYFPKKDRAFSTSIWNAGATVGALAAPLTIPFIAKSMGWEWAFIIIGALGFVWMGLWVFVYKKPHLHKRVNEHELTYINQDQDDLPNEDKSVPEKVFTFKECFSYRQTWAFAFGKFMTDGVWWFFLFWTPAYLSSVYGMDSTESALPLFVLYMITLLSIIGGWLPKYFVEKKGMNAYNGRMKAMLIFAFFPLLALLAQPLGTITYWLPVLIIGIAGAAHQAWSANIFSTVGDMFPKKAIATITGIGGMAGGIGSFIINKSSGVLFDHSHKAWSTVDGVPLLEKYPQYVDERLPDGFFEQLEKSGAVVVDGINTGYMIIFSICAVAYLIAWVVMKSLVPKYKVISK from the coding sequence ATGAGTTCAGTTAAATCTCTTAAGCCGACACAATACAGATGGACGATTTGTCTCCTGTTATTTCTCGCCACCACGATCAATTATCTGGATCGTCAGGTTTTATCTTTGACGTGGAAAGATTTTATCGCACCAGAATTTCACTGGAATAACAACGATTACGGAAACATCACCGCATTATTCTCTATATTTTATGCAGTGGGAATGCTTTTCGCTGGAAAGTTCGTGGATTTCATGGATACCAAAAAAGGTTTCCTTTGGGCAATCGGAGTTTGGTCTGTTGGTGCAGTTTTACACGCGTTCTGTGGAATCGCGACGTCAGGAATTCTTACCGGAACTTGGACGGCAGGTTTTCACGGTTCTAAAGAATTGATCGGAACAGTTTCTAACACTTCTGCAATCATCAGTACGAGTGTCACGTTATTTGTTTTTGCACGTTTCGTATTGGCTATTGGTGAGGCAGGAAATTTCCCGGCGGCAATCAAAACTACGGCAGAATATTTCCCTAAAAAAGACAGAGCATTTTCTACAAGTATCTGGAATGCTGGAGCTACGGTTGGAGCTTTGGCAGCACCGCTAACAATTCCATTTATTGCAAAATCAATGGGTTGGGAATGGGCGTTTATCATTATTGGTGCTTTAGGATTTGTCTGGATGGGACTTTGGGTTTTCGTTTACAAAAAACCTCATTTACACAAAAGAGTTAACGAGCATGAATTAACGTATATCAATCAGGATCAGGACGATCTTCCCAACGAAGATAAATCAGTTCCGGAAAAAGTATTTACGTTTAAAGAATGTTTCAGCTACAGACAAACCTGGGCTTTTGCTTTCGGTAAATTTATGACAGACGGTGTTTGGTGGTTCTTTTTATTCTGGACTCCGGCTTACTTAAGTTCGGTATACGGAATGGATTCTACAGAAAGTGCATTGCCTTTATTCGTATTGTACATGATTACTTTACTATCCATTATCGGCGGATGGCTTCCAAAATATTTTGTTGAAAAGAAAGGAATGAACGCTTACAACGGAAGAATGAAAGCGATGTTGATCTTCGCATTTTTCCCTTTATTGGCACTTTTAGCACAACCTTTAGGAACAATCACTTATTGGCTTCCGGTTTTAATTATCGGTATCGCAGGAGCGGCTCACCAAGCTTGGTCAGCAAATATCTTCTCAACAGTTGGCGATATGTTCCCTAAAAAAGCAATTGCAACCATCACAGGAATTGGTGGAATGGCAGGAGGAATAGGTTCTTTTATCATTAATAAATCTTCAGGAGTTTTATTTGATCATTCTCACAAAGCTTGGTCAACCGTTGACGGAGTTCCGTTGTTGGAAAAATATCCTCAGTACGTTGATGAAAGATTACCAGACGGATTTTTTGAGCAATTAGAAAAATCTGGCGCTGTAGTAGTAGACGGAATCAATACAGGATACATGATTATTTTCTCCATCTGTGCAGTCGCTTATCTTATTGCATGGGTCGTAATGAAATCATTGGTTCCAAAATATAAGGTGATTAGTAAATAG
- a CDS encoding beta/alpha barrel domain-containing protein: MTKIQLVTNTIINQGALPLYYNADETVTLEILRSLYKAGIRAVEYTSRGEAALSNFTKMVEIRNAEMPEMLLGIGTIKNVKQAEEYYKAGADFFISPGFVAEVAAFLIPKDLLYSPGCMTPTEIIAAETAGVTFIKLFPGNALGPGFMSAIKDVFPNLKFMPTGGVDTTKESIESWFKAGVSAVGMGSKLVSKELMLAKDYKTIEHETKKVLDIIQTLK, translated from the coding sequence ATGACAAAAATTCAATTGGTTACAAACACCATCATCAATCAAGGAGCTTTGCCTCTGTATTACAATGCTGATGAAACGGTAACTTTAGAAATATTGAGATCGCTTTACAAAGCAGGAATCCGTGCGGTAGAATACACCAGCCGTGGAGAAGCTGCGTTGAGTAATTTCACAAAAATGGTAGAAATTCGTAATGCTGAAATGCCTGAAATGCTACTGGGAATCGGAACCATCAAAAATGTAAAACAAGCTGAAGAATATTACAAAGCGGGAGCAGATTTCTTTATCAGTCCAGGTTTTGTAGCGGAAGTTGCAGCGTTTTTAATTCCGAAAGACTTATTGTACAGTCCGGGTTGTATGACACCTACCGAAATTATTGCGGCGGAAACTGCAGGTGTAACTTTCATTAAATTATTCCCAGGAAACGCTTTGGGACCAGGATTTATGAGTGCCATCAAAGATGTTTTCCCCAATCTGAAATTTATGCCGACCGGAGGTGTTGATACTACAAAAGAAAGTATTGAAAGCTGGTTCAAAGCCGGAGTTTCTGCTGTGGGAATGGGCAGCAAGCTCGTAAGCAAAGAATTGATGCTTGCAAAAGACTATAAGACGATAGAACATGAAACCAAAAAAGTGCTGGATATTATTCAGACTTTAAAATAA